One Hydrogenoanaerobacterium saccharovorans DNA segment encodes these proteins:
- a CDS encoding type I restriction-modification system subunit M, whose product MSSAAQRAELQSQIWKIANDVRGSVDGWDFKQYVLGTLFYRFISENFANYIEGGDDSIHYAELSDDIITDEIKEDAIKTKGYFIYPSQLFCNIAKNANKNDSLNTDLKTIFDAIESSANGYPSELDIKGLFADFDTTSNRLGNTVKDKNSRLAAVIKGVEGLNFGDFEDNHIDLFGDAYEFLISNYAANAGKSGGEFFTPQSVSKLIAKLAIQGQKTINKIYDPACGSGSLLLQAKKQFDEHIIEDGFYGQEINHTTYILARMNMFLHNVNYDKFNIALGNTLTDPRFGNDKPFDAIVSNPPYSINWVGSDDPTLINDERFAPAGVLAPKSKADFAFVLHTLSYLSSKGRAAIVCFPGIFYRGGAEQKIRQYLIENNFVETVISLAPNLFYGTSIAVNILVLSKHKSDTKVQFIDASGEDFFKKETNNNILTEEHIEKIVQLFENKKDVEYITKSVDKDKIAEENYNLSVSSYVEAKDTREVIDINKLNAELKTTVAKIDTLRAEIDKIIAEIEV is encoded by the coding sequence ATGTCAAGTGCAGCACAAAGAGCAGAATTACAATCTCAAATATGGAAAATAGCCAACGATGTCAGAGGCTCGGTTGACGGATGGGATTTTAAACAATATGTTTTAGGTACACTTTTTTATCGTTTTATTAGCGAAAATTTCGCTAACTATATCGAAGGTGGCGATGATAGTATTCATTATGCAGAGCTTTCCGATGATATTATCACTGATGAAATCAAAGAAGATGCAATTAAAACAAAAGGCTATTTTATTTATCCAAGTCAGCTTTTTTGTAATATTGCAAAAAATGCAAACAAAAACGATAGCTTAAATACCGATTTGAAGACAATCTTTGATGCCATTGAAAGCTCCGCAAATGGTTATCCGTCCGAACTTGATATTAAAGGTTTGTTTGCAGATTTTGATACAACAAGCAACAGGCTTGGAAACACAGTAAAAGACAAAAATAGTCGTTTAGCCGCTGTTATTAAAGGTGTTGAAGGGCTTAACTTCGGTGACTTTGAAGATAATCACATTGACTTGTTTGGCGATGCCTATGAGTTTCTGATTTCTAACTATGCTGCCAATGCCGGTAAATCGGGAGGAGAATTTTTCACACCTCAAAGCGTGTCTAAACTTATTGCAAAATTAGCAATTCAAGGTCAAAAGACAATCAATAAAATTTATGACCCGGCTTGCGGTTCGGGTTCTTTGCTACTGCAAGCGAAAAAGCAATTTGACGAACATATTATTGAAGACGGATTTTATGGACAAGAAATTAACCACACAACCTATATCCTTGCTCGTATGAATATGTTTTTGCACAATGTAAACTATGATAAATTTAACATAGCACTGGGTAATACCTTAACAGACCCACGCTTTGGCAATGACAAGCCTTTTGATGCCATTGTATCAAACCCTCCTTATTCAATCAATTGGGTTGGCAGCGATGACCCAACTCTTATTAATGATGAGCGTTTTGCACCTGCCGGTGTACTTGCGCCAAAGTCAAAGGCGGATTTTGCGTTTGTTCTTCACACACTAAGCTATCTTTCAAGCAAAGGGCGTGCCGCTATTGTTTGTTTTCCCGGTATATTTTATCGTGGCGGTGCAGAGCAAAAAATAAGACAATATTTGATTGAAAACAACTTTGTTGAAACGGTGATTTCTCTTGCACCAAACCTTTTTTACGGCACTTCAATAGCCGTTAATATCTTGGTGCTGTCTAAACACAAAAGCGATACTAAGGTTCAGTTTATAGATGCCAGCGGAGAAGACTTTTTTAAGAAAGAAACTAATAATAATATTTTAACAGAAGAACATATTGAAAAAATTGTGCAGCTATTTGAGAATAAAAAAGATGTAGAATACATTACAAAATCGGTTGATAAGGATAAAATAGCAGAGGAAAATTATAATCTTTCTGTAAGCTCTTATGTAGAGGCAAAAGATACACGAGAGGTTATTGATATAAACAAGTTAAATGCAGAGCTTAAAACCACTGTTGCAAAAATTGACACGCTTCGTGCTGAAATAGATAAAATTATTGCAGAAATTGAGGTGTAA
- a CDS encoding helix-turn-helix domain-containing protein, with product MAQISYNGLWKLLIDKKLKKIELKDLSGIGTTTLAKLGRNEPVSMDVLMKICDVLKCTSNEILEIIPDDIENMEHIKK from the coding sequence ATGGCACAAATATCGTATAATGGATTGTGGAAATTACTGATAGATAAAAAATTAAAAAAAATAGAATTAAAAGACCTATCGGGAATTGGTACAACCACGCTTGCTAAATTAGGAAGAAACGAGCCTGTGAGCATGGATGTTCTGATGAAAATTTGTGATGTTTTAAAATGCACATCAAATGAAATTTTAGAAATCATACCCGATGATATTGAAAATATGGAACACATAAAAAAATAA
- a CDS encoding NPXTG-anchored protein, with the protein MKKIIAMILALTTAASLAVTAIAETPDNNTPAANPSISFDKDADGVELNKDTTLTPGKTYYFPVKYTAAGGTASEALTSEQFSNYKFYFANEEGKSSIESMKVEKHKSVYSLAVKTKAGWPTTIADVSYTVSVIDKKNTDAKFDAAALNFKVGYKAIDENALKNPDYVVVDPSAPVITKDNFDELNKLADGKEVTFANGDWEFTVRVNGMKDINLVSNTDEIDAIIEKFQDQEFKFISFPAGPEFRTTGTLKIDVSDDMDLYAGNFFVYRYLGGKLTKVAATINKDDEVLTLKTKQLGRFVITNKEIKDNTVVDDSFNSNGSSSNGSNSNGAEKNPDTGANNFVGLAVAMAAVAAAGIVVARKRK; encoded by the coding sequence ATGAAAAAGATCATTGCTATGATTCTTGCTCTGACAACAGCTGCTAGCCTCGCGGTTACTGCAATCGCTGAGACACCTGACAATAATACACCTGCTGCAAACCCCAGCATTTCTTTTGATAAAGATGCTGACGGCGTTGAGCTTAACAAAGACACCACTCTTACCCCCGGCAAAACATACTACTTCCCTGTAAAATACACCGCTGCAGGCGGCACCGCTTCCGAGGCTCTTACATCCGAACAGTTCAGCAACTACAAATTCTACTTTGCAAACGAAGAGGGCAAATCTTCTATCGAAAGCATGAAAGTAGAAAAACACAAATCTGTTTACAGCCTTGCAGTTAAAACAAAAGCTGGCTGGCCTACCACAATTGCTGATGTTTCTTACACAGTAAGTGTTATTGACAAAAAAAATACCGACGCTAAATTTGATGCAGCAGCTTTGAACTTCAAAGTTGGCTACAAAGCAATCGACGAAAATGCACTTAAAAACCCCGATTATGTTGTTGTAGACCCTTCTGCTCCCGTAATCACAAAAGATAACTTTGACGAGCTCAACAAACTTGCAGACGGTAAGGAAGTTACTTTTGCAAACGGCGACTGGGAATTCACTGTCCGCGTAAACGGTATGAAAGATATCAACTTGGTATCCAATACAGACGAAATCGACGCGATCATTGAGAAATTCCAAGATCAAGAATTCAAATTCATCTCTTTCCCTGCAGGCCCCGAGTTCCGTACAACCGGTACTTTGAAAATCGATGTATCCGATGATATGGATCTTTATGCAGGCAACTTCTTTGTATACAGATACTTGGGCGGCAAACTCACCAAAGTTGCAGCTACAATCAACAAAGACGATGAAGTTTTGACCCTTAAAACAAAACAACTCGGCAGATTTGTTATCACAAACAAAGAGATTAAAGATAATACAGTTGTAGATGACAGCTTTAACTCTAACGGTTCCAGCTCCAACGGTTCCAACTCCAATGGCGCTGAGAAAAACCCCGACACAGGCGCTAACAATTTTGTTGGTCTTGCTGTAGCTATGGCTGCTGTTGCAGCTGCAGGCATCGTGGTTGCTCGCAAACGTAAATAA
- a CDS encoding carbohydrate kinase family protein → MNTDVLKYDVVAIGECLIDFVSRKDKGENKLLLEGNAGGAPANVLAMASRLGLKTAFISKIGQDGFGDFLKDTLEKAGIDTRKMIVTDEYPTTLAFVTLDDTGNRSFAFYRNRTADVMLEEHELDYNEITKAKIFHFGSVSMSKEPSRTATLKAAEYAHRQGLMVAYDPNLREPLWNSLQEAKEVMLKGMQYADAVKVSDEELIVLAGVSDVEQAMEILFEKYNLKLLAVTLGANGCICRCKNGIFRAQTFDVACVDTTGAGDAFWGACLYWMIKNNKELDDYTAQDMTELMDFANAAGSLATTQKGAIPAMPTKQQILDCIATMPRCRLQGI, encoded by the coding sequence ATGAATACTGATGTTTTAAAATACGATGTAGTTGCTATCGGCGAATGCCTGATTGATTTTGTATCGCGCAAAGATAAAGGGGAAAACAAGCTTTTGCTGGAGGGCAATGCGGGAGGTGCACCTGCAAATGTGCTGGCAATGGCATCGCGGCTGGGGCTGAAAACAGCCTTTATTAGCAAAATTGGGCAGGATGGATTTGGGGATTTTCTCAAAGATACCTTAGAAAAAGCGGGCATTGATACCCGCAAAATGATTGTGACGGATGAGTACCCCACTACACTTGCTTTTGTTACTCTCGACGATACCGGTAACAGAAGTTTTGCGTTTTACCGTAACCGCACCGCCGATGTGATGTTGGAAGAGCATGAACTTGATTACAACGAAATTACAAAAGCAAAAATTTTTCACTTCGGTTCTGTTTCTATGTCTAAAGAACCGTCGCGCACCGCAACACTAAAAGCAGCAGAATACGCGCACAGGCAAGGCTTAATGGTGGCTTACGACCCAAACCTGCGCGAACCCTTGTGGAACAGCCTGCAAGAGGCAAAAGAAGTAATGCTCAAGGGAATGCAGTATGCGGATGCGGTAAAGGTATCGGATGAGGAACTGATTGTTCTGGCAGGTGTTAGTGATGTAGAGCAAGCGATGGAAATACTGTTTGAAAAATACAACCTCAAGCTGCTTGCAGTTACGCTGGGTGCCAATGGCTGCATTTGCCGCTGCAAAAACGGTATCTTCCGTGCCCAAACCTTTGATGTAGCCTGTGTGGACACCACGGGAGCAGGAGACGCGTTTTGGGGTGCCTGCCTTTACTGGATGATTAAGAATAATAAAGAGCTTGATGACTACACTGCGCAGGATATGACGGAGTTGATGGATTTTGCAAATGCTGCGGGTTCGCTTGCTACTACACAAAAAGGGGCAATCCCTGCTATGCCCACCAAACAGCAGATTTTAGATTGCATAGCAACAATGCCTCGTTGCAGATTACAGGGAATATAA
- a CDS encoding class B sortase: MNKRTRILCLVFAAVMLLSFASCSKKTDASSQGETPVSTYTFYNPLTEPAYIANDNTPVEPDKTKVEKINEYKAKNKETVGWLTIPGTLIDDIVFQDPNGNEKYMRLDNNGKWALEGCFFADYRIATQNRASLGKNTIIYGHNLNDDKKNGVRFAQLMNYTDLEYAKAHPYIHFTTAEDEMVFKVFAAFYTETAFDYIKTKFNDVTQFTDLVKEARTRSEHNFDVNVTASDKIITLSTCTYKFGGVSNKQQRFVVMGRLLHTGEKDTDPVNAVKNPSPKAPKFK; encoded by the coding sequence ATGAACAAACGCACACGAATTCTTTGCCTTGTTTTTGCAGCAGTCATGCTCTTGTCTTTTGCGTCCTGCTCTAAAAAAACAGATGCAAGCTCACAGGGTGAAACACCCGTAAGCACCTACACTTTTTATAACCCGTTAACAGAGCCGGCTTATATTGCCAACGACAACACCCCCGTAGAACCGGATAAAACCAAGGTGGAAAAAATCAACGAATATAAGGCAAAAAACAAAGAGACAGTGGGTTGGCTAACTATTCCGGGCACCCTTATCGACGATATTGTTTTTCAAGACCCCAACGGAAATGAAAAATATATGCGTCTGGATAATAATGGCAAATGGGCTTTGGAGGGCTGCTTTTTTGCAGATTACCGCATTGCCACCCAAAACCGTGCATCACTGGGCAAAAATACAATCATCTACGGCCATAACCTGAATGATGATAAAAAGAACGGTGTGCGTTTTGCGCAGCTGATGAACTACACCGACCTCGAGTATGCAAAAGCACATCCTTACATTCATTTCACCACCGCTGAAGATGAAATGGTGTTTAAAGTGTTTGCTGCATTTTATACCGAAACTGCTTTCGATTACATCAAAACAAAATTCAACGATGTTACCCAGTTTACCGATTTGGTAAAAGAAGCAAGAACTCGTTCTGAGCATAATTTTGATGTAAACGTCACCGCAAGCGACAAGATTATTACGCTTTCTACCTGTACTTACAAATTCGGCGGTGTAAGCAATAAGCAGCAGCGTTTTGTTGTAATGGGCAGACTGCTCCATACCGGCGAAAAAGATACCGACCCGGTTAACGCTGTAAAAAACCCATCCCCAAAAGCACCTAAATTTAAATAA